One part of the Arabidopsis thaliana chromosome 1 sequence genome encodes these proteins:
- a CDS encoding Target SNARE coiled-coil domain protein yields the protein MASFCNSWKRKHNEAIKLSEEIDGMILERSSLAETSSYARGHASYMRRKITILANGVQTLKNLLAESQGKSISAKEMSRCKDMVEDLRSKAYQMASALDMLKFSNIGSLLGQDDIMSRVIDMDNQEIVGFQRTTMKVQDKALEMLEKGVMHLKREALAMNMELGLQTRLIDRLDHHVDVSASDVEELQRSIDTGVCMTLLLSVVVVVFGLSEFVKFGRRRILG from the exons ATGGCTTCTTTCTGTAATTCGTGGAAGAGAAAACACAATGAGGCTATAAAACTTTCAGAGGAGATTGATGGAATGATATTAGAAAGAAGTTCATTGGCGGAAACATCATCTTATGCTCGAGGTCATGCTTCATATATGCGAAGAAAGATCACCATTTTGGCAAACGGAGTTCAGACTCTAAAGAATCTTCTTGCTGAAAGTCAAGGAAAATCTAT TTCAGCAAAAGAGATGAGCCGGTGCAAGGATATGGTTGAGGATCTGAGATCAAAAGCATATCAGATGGCCTCTGCTTTGGACATGTTAAAATTTTCCAATATTGGCAGCTTGTTGGGGCAAGATGATATCATGAGCAGAGTTATTGACATGGATAACCAAGAAATTGTTGGCTTTCAACGAACTACAATGAAAG TACAAGACAAAGCACTTGAGATGTTGGAGAAAGGAGTCATGCATCTAAAACGCGAGGCTCTAGCTATGAATATGGAGCTTGGCTTGCAGACAAGGCTTATC GATCGCTTAGACCACCATGTGGATGTTAGTGCCTCTGACGTAGAG GAGTTGCAGAGGAGCATCGATACTGGTGTTTGCATGACACTGCTATTGTCAGTAGTGGTTGTGGTCTTCGGTCTTTCCGAGTTTGTCAAGTTTGGACGACGAAGGATTTTAGGTTGA
- a CDS encoding Target SNARE coiled-coil domain protein (Target SNARE coiled-coil domain protein; CONTAINS InterPro DOMAIN/s: Target SNARE coiled-coil domain (InterPro:IPR000727); BEST Arabidopsis thaliana protein match is: Target SNARE coiled-coil domain protein (TAIR:AT1G16230.1); Has 135 Blast hits to 135 proteins in 50 species: Archae - 0; Bacteria - 0; Metazoa - 0; Fungi - 37; Plants - 88; Viruses - 0; Other Eukaryotes - 10 (source: NCBI BLink).) codes for MILERSSLAETSSYARGHASYMRRKITILANGVQTLKNLLAESQGKSISAKEMSRCKDMVEDLRSKAYQMASALDMLKFSNIGSLLGQDDIMSRVIDMDNQEIVGFQRTTMKVQDKALEMLEKGVMHLKREALAMNMELGLQTRLIDRLDHHVDVSASDVEELQRSIDTGVCMTLLLSVVVVVFGLSEFVKFGRRRILG; via the exons ATGATATTAGAAAGAAGTTCATTGGCGGAAACATCATCTTATGCTCGAGGTCATGCTTCATATATGCGAAGAAAGATCACCATTTTGGCAAACGGAGTTCAGACTCTAAAGAATCTTCTTGCTGAAAGTCAAGGAAAATCTAT TTCAGCAAAAGAGATGAGCCGGTGCAAGGATATGGTTGAGGATCTGAGATCAAAAGCATATCAGATGGCCTCTGCTTTGGACATGTTAAAATTTTCCAATATTGGCAGCTTGTTGGGGCAAGATGATATCATGAGCAGAGTTATTGACATGGATAACCAAGAAATTGTTGGCTTTCAACGAACTACAATGAAAG TACAAGACAAAGCACTTGAGATGTTGGAGAAAGGAGTCATGCATCTAAAACGCGAGGCTCTAGCTATGAATATGGAGCTTGGCTTGCAGACAAGGCTTATC GATCGCTTAGACCACCATGTGGATGTTAGTGCCTCTGACGTAGAG GAGTTGCAGAGGAGCATCGATACTGGTGTTTGCATGACACTGCTATTGTCAGTAGTGGTTGTGGTCTTCGGTCTTTCCGAGTTTGTCAAGTTTGGACGACGAAGGATTTTAGGTTGA
- a CDS encoding Target SNARE coiled-coil domain protein produces MASFCNSWKRKHNEAIKLSEEIDGMILERSSLAETSSYARGHASYMRRKITILANGVQTLKNLLAESQGKSISAKEMSRCKDMVEDLRSKAYQMASALDMLKFSNIGSLLGQDDIMSRVIDMDNQEIVGFQRTTMKGKLV; encoded by the exons ATGGCTTCTTTCTGTAATTCGTGGAAGAGAAAACACAATGAGGCTATAAAACTTTCAGAGGAGATTGATGGAATGATATTAGAAAGAAGTTCATTGGCGGAAACATCATCTTATGCTCGAGGTCATGCTTCATATATGCGAAGAAAGATCACCATTTTGGCAAACGGAGTTCAGACTCTAAAGAATCTTCTTGCTGAAAGTCAAGGAAAATCTAT TTCAGCAAAAGAGATGAGCCGGTGCAAGGATATGGTTGAGGATCTGAGATCAAAAGCATATCAGATGGCCTCTGCTTTGGACATGTTAAAATTTTCCAATATTGGCAGCTTGTTGGGGCAAGATGATATCATGAGCAGAGTTATTGACATGGATAACCAAGAAATTGTTGGCTTTCAACGAACTACAATGAAAGGCAAGCTGGTTTGA
- a CDS encoding Target SNARE coiled-coil domain protein (Target SNARE coiled-coil domain protein; CONTAINS InterPro DOMAIN/s: Target SNARE coiled-coil domain (InterPro:IPR000727); BEST Arabidopsis thaliana protein match is: syntaxin of plants 51 (TAIR:AT1G16240.2); Has 184 Blast hits to 184 proteins in 71 species: Archae - 0; Bacteria - 4; Metazoa - 11; Fungi - 66; Plants - 93; Viruses - 0; Other Eukaryotes - 10 (source: NCBI BLink).): MASLCDSWIREQNETLKLSEEIDGMILERSSLAETSSYALRHASSMRRKITILATRVQTLKYLLAESQGKSISGKEMSRRKGTFENLRSKANQMASALDMLKFSNIDILLRPEKDDIMSRVIGLDNQGIVGLHRQVMKEHDEALDMLEETVMRVKHNALVMNEQIGLQTRLIDGLDHHVDVSDSGVRVIHIRA; this comes from the exons ATGGCTTCTTTGTGTGATTCATGGATCAGAGAACAGAATGAGACTTTAAAACTCTCAGAGGAGATTGATGGAATGATATTAGAAAGAAGTTCACTGGCCGAAACATCATCTTATGCTCTACGTCATGCTTCATCGATGAGAAGAAAGATCACCATTTTGGCAACCCGAGTTCAGACTCTAAAGTATCTTCTTGCTGAAAGTCAAGGAAAATCTAT TTCAGGGAAAGAGATGAGCCGGCGCAAGGGTACGTTTGAGAATCTGAGATCAAAAGCAAATCAGATGGCCTCTGCATTGGACATGTTAAAATTTTCCAATATTGACATCTTGCTGAGGCCAGAAAAAGATGATATCATGAGCAGAGTTATTGGCTTGGATAACCAAGGAATTGTTGGATTACACCGACAAGTTATGAAAG AACATGACGAAGCACTTGATATGTTGGAGGAAACAGTCATGCGTGTAAAACACAATGCGCTAGTTATGAATGAGCAGATTGGCTTGCAGACAAGGCTTATC GATGGCTTAGACCACCATGTGGATGTTAGTGACTCTGGCGTAAGGGTAATACATATTCGAgcttaa
- the SYP51 gene encoding syntaxin of plants 51, with amino-acid sequence MASSSDSWMRAYNEALKLSEEINGMISERSSSAVTGPDAQRRASAIRRKITIFGNKLDSLQSLLAEIHGKPISEKEMNRRKDMVGNLRSKANQMANALNMSNFANRDSLLGPDIKPDDSMSRVTGMDNQGIVGYQRQVMREQDEGLEQLEGTVMSTKHIALAVSEELDLQTRLIDDLDYHVDVTDSRLRRVQKSLAVMNKNMRSGCSCMSMLLSVLGIVGLAVVIWMLVKYM; translated from the exons ATGGCGTCTTCATCGGATTCATGGATGAGAGCATACAACGAGGCTTTAAAACTCTCTGAGGAGATTAATGGAATGATATCAGAAAGAAGTTCATCGGCTGTCACAGGGCCTGATGCTCAGCGTCGTGCTTCAGCTATACGAAGGAAGATCACCATTTTCGGTAACAAATTAGATAGTCTGCAGTCTCTTCTTGCTGAAATTCATGGAAAACCTAT ttcagagaaagagatgaatcGGCGAAAGGATATGGTAGGGAATCTGAGGTCAAAAGCAAACCAGATGGCGAATGCTTTGAACATGTCAAACTTTGCCAATAGAGACAGCTTGCTCGGGCCAGATATCAAGCCGGATGATTCCATGAGCAGAGTTACTGGCATGGATAACCAAGGAATTGTTGGATATCAACGACAAGTTATGAGAG AACAAGACGAAGGACTTGAGCAATTGGAGGGAACAGTCATGAGCACAAAACACATTGCTCTGGCTGTTAGTGAAGAGCTTGACTTGCAGACTAGGCTTATT GATGACTTAGATTACCATGTGGATGTTACTGACTCTCGCTTAAGG AGAGTGCAGAAGAGCCTTGCTGTCATGAACAAGAATATGAGAAGTGGTTGCTCTTGCATGTCAATGCTCTTGTCAGTGCTGGGGATCGTCGGTCTTGCTGTTGTAATATGGATGTTGGTTAAGTATATGTAA
- the SYP51 gene encoding syntaxin of plants 51 (syntaxin of plants 51 (SYP51); CONTAINS InterPro DOMAIN/s: Target SNARE coiled-coil domain (InterPro:IPR000727), t-SNARE (InterPro:IPR010989), Syntaxin/epimorphin, conserved site (InterPro:IPR006012); BEST Arabidopsis thaliana protein match is: syntaxin of plants 52 (TAIR:AT1G79590.2); Has 550 Blast hits to 550 proteins in 163 species: Archae - 0; Bacteria - 4; Metazoa - 169; Fungi - 163; Plants - 161; Viruses - 0; Other Eukaryotes - 53 (source: NCBI BLink).) — MASSSDSWMRAYNEALKLSEEINGMISERSSSAVTGPDAQRRASAIRRKITIFGNKLDSLQSLLAEIHGKPISEKEMNRRKDMVGNLRSKANQMANALNMSNFANRDSLLGPDIKPDDSMSRVTGMDNQGIVGYQRQVMREQDEGLEQLEGTVMSTKHIALAVSEELDLQTRLIDDLDYHVDVTDSRLRSAEEPCCHEQEYEKWLLLHVNALVSAGDRRSCCCNMDVG, encoded by the exons ATGGCGTCTTCATCGGATTCATGGATGAGAGCATACAACGAGGCTTTAAAACTCTCTGAGGAGATTAATGGAATGATATCAGAAAGAAGTTCATCGGCTGTCACAGGGCCTGATGCTCAGCGTCGTGCTTCAGCTATACGAAGGAAGATCACCATTTTCGGTAACAAATTAGATAGTCTGCAGTCTCTTCTTGCTGAAATTCATGGAAAACCTAT ttcagagaaagagatgaatcGGCGAAAGGATATGGTAGGGAATCTGAGGTCAAAAGCAAACCAGATGGCGAATGCTTTGAACATGTCAAACTTTGCCAATAGAGACAGCTTGCTCGGGCCAGATATCAAGCCGGATGATTCCATGAGCAGAGTTACTGGCATGGATAACCAAGGAATTGTTGGATATCAACGACAAGTTATGAGAG AACAAGACGAAGGACTTGAGCAATTGGAGGGAACAGTCATGAGCACAAAACACATTGCTCTGGCTGTTAGTGAAGAGCTTGACTTGCAGACTAGGCTTATT GATGACTTAGATTACCATGTGGATGTTACTGACTCTCGCTTAAGG AGTGCAGAAGAGCCTTGCTGTCATGAACAAGAATATGAGAAGTGGTTGCTCTTGCATGTCAATGCTCTTGTCAGTGCTGGGGATCGTCGGTCTTGCTGTTGTAATATGGATGTTGGTTAA
- a CDS encoding Galactose oxidase/kelch repeat superfamily protein: protein MESIEQSIIPGLPDDLALRCIAKLSHGYHGVLECVSRGWRDLVRGADYSCYKARNGWSGSWLFVLTERSKNQWVAYDPEADRWHPLPRTRAVQDGWHHSGFACVCVSNCLLVIGGCYAPSVSSFPHQKPVVTKDVMRFDPFKKQWKMVASMRTPRTHFACTSVSGKVYVAGGRNLTHSRGIPSAEVYDPVADRWEELPAMPRPQMDCSGLSYRGCFHVLSDQVGFAEQNSSEVFNPRDMTWSTVEDVWPFSRAMQFAVQVMKNDRVYTIVDWGESLIKTRDTDEGEWYNVGSVPSVVLPNHPRELEAFGYGFAALRNELYVIGGKVLKWEESGAGRFDIVRLPVVRVCNPLDRPLNWRETKPMCIPAGGSIIGCVSLEESSPP, encoded by the exons AT GGAATCAATCGAGCAGTCTATAATCCCAGGTTTGCCTGATGATTTGGCTTTGAGATGCATAGCGAAGCTTTCTCATGGGTATCATGGAGTGCTCGAATGTGTTTCCAGAGGCTGGAGAGATTTAGTTCGTGGTGCTGATTACTCGTGCTATAAAGCTAGAAATGGATGGTCAGGGAGCTGGTTGTTTGTGTTGACGGAACGTTCTAAGAATCAGTGGGTTGCTTATGATCCTGAAGCTGATCGATGGCATCCATTGCCTAGAACTAGAGCTGTTCAAGATGGTTGGCATCATTCTGGTTTTGCGTGTGTTTGTGTTTCCAATTGTCTTCTTGTGATTGGGGGTTGTTATGCGCCTTCGGTGTCATCGTTTCCTCATCAGAAGCCTGTTGTCACTAAAGATGTCATGCGGTTTGATCCGTTTAAGAAACAATGGAAAATGGTTGCTAGTATGCGAACACCACGGACTCACTTTGCTTGTACTTCTGTCTCTGGCAAGGTTTATGTTGCTGGAGGTCGTAATTTAACTCATTCCAGGGGAATCCCATCTGCTGAGGTTTATGATCCTGTCGCTGATAG GTGGGAGGAATTACCAGCAATGCCTAGACCACAGATGGACTGCTCGGGGTTATCGTACAGAGGCTGCTTTCATGTTTTAAGTGACCAGGTGGGATTTGCAGAGCAAAATTCATCTGAAGTTTTTAATCCACGAGACATGACTTGGTCCACTGTGGAGGATGTCTGGCCTTTCTCTAGAGCCATGCAGTTTGCTGTTCAGGTGATGAAAAATGATCGGGTGTATACTATTGTAGATTGGGGAGAAAGCTTGATCAAGACTAGGGATACAGATGAAGGGGAATGGTACAATGTTGGTTCAGTTCCTTCTGTTGTTCTTCCTAATCATCCGAGAGAGTTAGAAGCCTTCGGTTATGGGTTTGCAGCTCTAAGGAATGAACTCTATGTTATAGGAGGTAAGGTCCTTAAATGGGAAGAATCAGGGGCAGGGAGATTTGACATTGTGAGATTGCCTGTTGTGAGGGTATGTAACCCTTTGGATAGACCTCTGAATTGGAGAGAGACCAAACCAATGTGCATTCCAGCCGGTGGGTCGATCATTGGTTGTGTATCCTTGGAAGAATCTTCTCCCCCTTAA
- a CDS encoding Wall-associated kinase family protein (Wall-associated kinase family protein; FUNCTIONS IN: kinase activity; INVOLVED IN: protein amino acid phosphorylation; LOCATED IN: endomembrane system, integral to membrane; EXPRESSED IN: 19 plant structures; EXPRESSED DURING: 13 growth stages; CONTAINS InterPro DOMAIN/s: Wall-associated kinase (InterPro:IPR013695), EGF-like calcium-binding, conserved site (InterPro:IPR018097), Protein kinase, catalytic domain (InterPro:IPR000719), EGF calcium-binding (InterPro:IPR013091), Serine-threonine/tyrosine-protein kinase (InterPro:IPR001245), Protein kinase-like domain (InterPro:IPR011009), Serine/threonine-protein kinase, active site (InterPro:IPR008271); BEST Arabidopsis thaliana protein match is: Wall-associated kinase family protein (TAIR:AT1G79670.1); Has 123075 Blast hits to 119967 proteins in 4481 species: Archae - 119; Bacteria - 13868; Metazoa - 46954; Fungi - 10147; Plants - 33759; Viruses - 489; Other Eukaryotes - 17739 (source: NCBI BLink).) — translation MGVDVKRFLVVMLLLRICEYAAASTFPLALRNCSDHCGNVSVPYPFGIGKGCYKNKWFEIVCKSSSDQQPILLLPRIRRAVTSFNLGDPFSISVYNKFYIQSPLKHSGCPNRDGYSSSSLNLKGSPFFISENNKFTAVGCNNKAFMNVTGLQIVGCETTCGNEIRSYKGANTSCVGYKCCQMTIPPLLQLQVFDATVEKLEPNKQGCQVAFLTQFTLSGSLFTPPELMEYSEYTTIELEWRLDLSYMTSKRVLCKGNTFFEDSYQCSCHNGYEGNPYIPGGCQDIDECRDPHLNKCGKRKCVNVLGSYRCEKTWPAILSGTLSSGLLLLIFGMWLLCKANRKRKVAKQKRKFFQRNGGLLLQQQTSFLHGSVNRTKVFSSNDLENATDRFNASRILGQGGQGTVYKGMLEDGMIVAVKKSKALKEENLEEFINEIILLSQINHRNVVKILGCCLETEVPILVYEFIPNRNLFDHLHNPSEDFPMSWEVRLCIACEVADALSYLHSAVSIPIYHRDVKSTNILLDEKHRAKVSDFGISRSVAIDDTHLTTIVQGTIGYVDPEYLQSNHFTGKSDVYSFGVLLIELLTGEKPVSLLRRQEVRMLGAYFLEAMRNDRLHEILDARIKEECDREEVLAVAKLARRCLSLNSEHRPTMRDVFIELDRMQSKRKGTQSQAQNGEEHAHIQIAMPESMSLSYSSPNIVVENSSFSLDTKPLMPHKTQ, via the exons atgGGTGTTGATGTGAAACGTTTCCTTGTTGTTATGCTTCTGTTGCGAATCTGTGAATACGCAGCTGCTTCTACTTTTCCTCTTGCACTTCGTAATTGCAGTGACCATTGCGGAAATGTTAGTGTTCCTTACCCTTTTGGGATAGGCAAAGGTTGTTACAAGAACAAATGGTTCGAGATTGTCTGCAAAAGCTCATCAGACCAACAACCGATACTTTTGTTGCCAAGGATCCGACGAGCAGTTACTTCCTTCAACCTTGGAGACCCTTTCTCCATATCGGTGTACAACAAATTCTACATCCAGAGTCCATTGAAACATTCAGGTTGTCCCAACAGAGATGGTTATTCATCATcgtctttgaatttgaaggGCAGCCCATTCTTCATATCAGAAAACAATAAGTTCACAGCTGTTGGATGCAACAACAAGGCGTTCATGAATGTCACAGGGTTACAAATCGTGGGATGTGAGACGACATGTGGAAATGAGATACGGTCTTACAAAGGAGCTAACACGAGTTGTGTTGGTTACAAATGCTGCCAGATGACTATACCacctcttcttcaacttcaagtGTTTGATGCAACCGTAGAGAAACTGGAACCAAATAAACAAGGATGTCAGGTTGCCTTCTTGACTCAATTCACATTGTCAGGGTCCTTGTTTACTCCTCCCGAATTAATGGAGTACAGTGAATATACAACAATAGAGCTAGAATGGCGTCTTGATCTTTCCTACATGACTTCAAAGCGTGTACTATGCAAAGGCAATACATTTTTCGAAGATAGCTATCAATGTTCGTGTCACAATGGTTACGAAGGAAATCCCTACATACCTGGCGGATGCCAAG ACATTGATGAATGCAGAGATCCACATCTAAATAAATGTGGAAAGAGAAAGTGTGTGAATGTTCTCGGATCATATAGATGTGAGAAAACTTGGCCAGCCATTTTAA GTGGAACTCTAAGCTCTGGATTGTTGCTCCTGATCTTTGGTATGTGGTTGCTATGCAAGGCTAATAGAAAGCGGAAAGTAGCCAAGCAGAAGAGGAAGTTCTTCCAAAGAAATGGAGGTTTGTTGTTGCAGCAACAAACATCCTTCCTTCACGGAAGTGTAAATAGAACCAAAGTTTTCAGCTCCAATGACCTGGAGAATGCAACAGATAGATTCAATGCGAGCAGAATACTGGGGCAAGGCGGGCAGGGTACAGTTTATAAAGGAATGTTGGAAGATGGGATGATCGTCGCTGTCAAGAAGTCCAAAGcattgaaagaagagaatcttgaGGAATTCATCAATGAGATCATCCTTTTGTCACAGATTAACCACCGAAATGTTGTCAAGATCTTAGGATGTTGTCTTGAGACAGAAGTACCTATATTGGTGTATGAGTTCATTCCTAACCGTAACCTTTTCGATCATCTTCACAACCCATCAGAGGATTTCCCAATGAGTTGGGAAGTCCGTCTCTGCATCGCCTGTGAAGTCGCCGATGCCCTCTCCTACCTGCATTCAGCCGTCTCTATCCCCATTTATCACAGAGATGTCAAGTCAACAAATATCTTATTGGATGAAAAGCACCGTGCAAAAGTGTCAGATTTTGGAATCTCGAGATCTGTTGCTATAGATGATACTCACTTGACAACAATTGTACAAGGAACAATTGGATATGTAGACCCAGAGTACCTTCAGTCAAACCACTTCACAGGGAAGAGTGACGTCTACAGCTTTGGGGTTTTGCTCATTGAGCTCTTAACCGGAGAGAAACCTGTCTCCCTTCTGAGACGGCAAGAAGTCCGAATGTTGGGTGCTTACTTCCTCGAAGCCATGAGAAATGACAGACTTCATGAAATTCTCGATGCTCGCATCAAGGAGGAATGTGATCGAGAAGAGGTCCTTGCAGTAGCCAAACTTGCAAGAAGGTGTTTGAGCTTGAACTCAGAACATCGCCCTACCATGAGAGACGTATTTATTGAACTAGATAGGATGCAATCTAAGAGAAAAGGTACTCAAAGCCAAGCACAGAATGGTGAAGAGCATGCACACATCCAGATCGCAATGCCGGAGTCTATGTCACTTAGTTACTCTTCTCCGAACATAGTCGTTGAAAACAGCTCATTCTCATTGGACACAAAACCACTAATGCCTCACAAGACACAGTGA
- a CDS encoding Wall-associated kinase family protein, whose amino-acid sequence MGVDVKRFLVVMLLLRICEYAAASTFPLALRNCSDHCGNVSVPYPFGIGKGCYKNKWFEIVCKSSSDQQPILLLPRIRRAVTSFNLGDPFSISVYNKFYIQSPLKHSGCPNRDGYSSSSLNLKGSPFFISENNKFTAVGCNNKAFMNVTGLQIVGCETTCGNEIRSYKGANTSCVGYKCCQMTIPPLLQLQVFDATVEKLEPNKQGCQVAFLTQFTLSGSLFTPPELMEYSEYTTIELEWRLDLSYMTSKRVLCKGNTFFEDSYQCSCHNGYEGNPYIPGGCQDIDECRDPHLNKCGKRKCVNVLGSYRCGTLSSGLLLLIFGMWLLCKANRKRKVAKQKRKFFQRNGGLLLQQQTSFLHGSVNRTKVFSSNDLENATDRFNASRILGQGGQGTVYKGMLEDGMIVAVKKSKALKEENLEEFINEIILLSQINHRNVVKILGCCLETEVPILVYEFIPNRNLFDHLHNPSEDFPMSWEVRLCIACEVADALSYLHSAVSIPIYHRDVKSTNILLDEKHRAKVSDFGISRSVAIDDTHLTTIVQGTIGYVDPEYLQSNHFTGKSDVYSFGVLLIELLTGEKPVSLLRRQEVRMLGAYFLEAMRNDRLHEILDARIKEECDREEVLAVAKLARRCLSLNSEHRPTMRDVFIELDRMQSKRKGTQSQAQNGEEHAHIQIAMPESMSLSYSSPNIVVENSSFSLDTKPLMPHKTQ is encoded by the exons atgGGTGTTGATGTGAAACGTTTCCTTGTTGTTATGCTTCTGTTGCGAATCTGTGAATACGCAGCTGCTTCTACTTTTCCTCTTGCACTTCGTAATTGCAGTGACCATTGCGGAAATGTTAGTGTTCCTTACCCTTTTGGGATAGGCAAAGGTTGTTACAAGAACAAATGGTTCGAGATTGTCTGCAAAAGCTCATCAGACCAACAACCGATACTTTTGTTGCCAAGGATCCGACGAGCAGTTACTTCCTTCAACCTTGGAGACCCTTTCTCCATATCGGTGTACAACAAATTCTACATCCAGAGTCCATTGAAACATTCAGGTTGTCCCAACAGAGATGGTTATTCATCATcgtctttgaatttgaaggGCAGCCCATTCTTCATATCAGAAAACAATAAGTTCACAGCTGTTGGATGCAACAACAAGGCGTTCATGAATGTCACAGGGTTACAAATCGTGGGATGTGAGACGACATGTGGAAATGAGATACGGTCTTACAAAGGAGCTAACACGAGTTGTGTTGGTTACAAATGCTGCCAGATGACTATACCacctcttcttcaacttcaagtGTTTGATGCAACCGTAGAGAAACTGGAACCAAATAAACAAGGATGTCAGGTTGCCTTCTTGACTCAATTCACATTGTCAGGGTCCTTGTTTACTCCTCCCGAATTAATGGAGTACAGTGAATATACAACAATAGAGCTAGAATGGCGTCTTGATCTTTCCTACATGACTTCAAAGCGTGTACTATGCAAAGGCAATACATTTTTCGAAGATAGCTATCAATGTTCGTGTCACAATGGTTACGAAGGAAATCCCTACATACCTGGCGGATGCCAAG ACATTGATGAATGCAGAGATCCACATCTAAATAAATGTGGAAAGAGAAAGTGTGTGAATGTTCTCGGATCATATAGAT GTGGAACTCTAAGCTCTGGATTGTTGCTCCTGATCTTTGGTATGTGGTTGCTATGCAAGGCTAATAGAAAGCGGAAAGTAGCCAAGCAGAAGAGGAAGTTCTTCCAAAGAAATGGAGGTTTGTTGTTGCAGCAACAAACATCCTTCCTTCACGGAAGTGTAAATAGAACCAAAGTTTTCAGCTCCAATGACCTGGAGAATGCAACAGATAGATTCAATGCGAGCAGAATACTGGGGCAAGGCGGGCAGGGTACAGTTTATAAAGGAATGTTGGAAGATGGGATGATCGTCGCTGTCAAGAAGTCCAAAGcattgaaagaagagaatcttgaGGAATTCATCAATGAGATCATCCTTTTGTCACAGATTAACCACCGAAATGTTGTCAAGATCTTAGGATGTTGTCTTGAGACAGAAGTACCTATATTGGTGTATGAGTTCATTCCTAACCGTAACCTTTTCGATCATCTTCACAACCCATCAGAGGATTTCCCAATGAGTTGGGAAGTCCGTCTCTGCATCGCCTGTGAAGTCGCCGATGCCCTCTCCTACCTGCATTCAGCCGTCTCTATCCCCATTTATCACAGAGATGTCAAGTCAACAAATATCTTATTGGATGAAAAGCACCGTGCAAAAGTGTCAGATTTTGGAATCTCGAGATCTGTTGCTATAGATGATACTCACTTGACAACAATTGTACAAGGAACAATTGGATATGTAGACCCAGAGTACCTTCAGTCAAACCACTTCACAGGGAAGAGTGACGTCTACAGCTTTGGGGTTTTGCTCATTGAGCTCTTAACCGGAGAGAAACCTGTCTCCCTTCTGAGACGGCAAGAAGTCCGAATGTTGGGTGCTTACTTCCTCGAAGCCATGAGAAATGACAGACTTCATGAAATTCTCGATGCTCGCATCAAGGAGGAATGTGATCGAGAAGAGGTCCTTGCAGTAGCCAAACTTGCAAGAAGGTGTTTGAGCTTGAACTCAGAACATCGCCCTACCATGAGAGACGTATTTATTGAACTAGATAGGATGCAATCTAAGAGAAAAGGTACTCAAAGCCAAGCACAGAATGGTGAAGAGCATGCACACATCCAGATCGCAATGCCGGAGTCTATGTCACTTAGTTACTCTTCTCCGAACATAGTCGTTGAAAACAGCTCATTCTCATTGGACACAAAACCACTAATGCCTCACAAGACACAGTGA